GAAATTTTAGttatatgtatttttcaagGGCATTATTGTCTTATCGCTTCTCGGTCAATGGTCAAAATTTATACCTTATCACAATTGTCATCATTTTAGCCACTTTTTTAGCCAATAAAGTAGAATTTTTTAGCAAATAAAGATATTTTGGGCATTAGATAGGGCAACATTACCCAAAAAGCCCATCAACTAAAAAAAAGACAATTTTTTTaactatataatttaaaatagctggttaatataatttttagaaTCATCAAAGTTACTTAACattattaaattggttatgGACAAATGACACTGTGTTTTTTGTAAATTCAAACTATATATCCCCATATATATTTACAACTTATATCACGAGATTTTttactattatatatatagcgagattttgtattcaatgtatgtTCAGATTTtgacaaatttgaatttttgtattgGACTTTGTGTTGTGCAAATTGACGtacaaattttgatatatatgtagCATCACTCATTAATATTAATCTTCTTTTTTAGCCTTTGGTTTGAGTGTCCTCATGACGTGTTTCTTTTTCAcacaatatttttcttcttcttctcctcgcGAAAACGAGGATGGAGGAGAAGACAAAAAAATGGTGGAAACTACGTTGAAAGATgttgttttcttgaattttttcgGGTGTTTTTTGCATAGTTCTAGAAAGGTCTTCGTTCTTAGAATGGGAAATTGCATTCGAAGGAAAAAGAATAAGAAAGTGGTAAAGGAATACGATGATGGCACAATAAATTCTCATGAAAATAAGGGTGATCCAAGTGTAGgcagaaatcaagaaaatgtggGAATCGAGAATAATTCAACAAATCTTCATGATATTAATGTTGGCAATACCAATTCAAGTCAAGGGCAGAAGCAAATTTTTGTGGAATTAGATAATAATTTCGACGTGGGAAGTCATAAAAGATCGTCGAATCAACCTTCGTTTTCAGGTAATCTTTTCTTCCTCGATATTATCCTTATTTTTTCCATCTTAAATTTGATATTCCAATTTATAATTGACATTATGTGTGTGTATGCATGCATTTTTGCGTTAATATTGAGCCAATTATCGATTAGTTTTCGGGTTTCGTCAAATAGAATCATACATCGTTCTCGTCTGAAATGTTATACTGTTATTAGGGTTTGCATAGGGGATTCAAAAGCACCACAATTCGTGATCCAAGATTCTCGATATATTTGTTTAAGATATATATAAAGAAGTTTGAATAATTATGTTATATTTGaagaattatgatatatatatatacacacacacaagaAATCTTGTAAAACGGTTTCATAGGTCAATTTTATGAGCATATCTTCTATTTGAGTCTCTCATAACAAAGTGTTATTATTTAtgccaaaattattactttttattgtaaatatgtaCATTGTTGATCCGtatcacaaataaatatatgtgataccgtttcacaagagacctactcatatatgtgtgtatcatgtcttaaaaaataaaataattttcttaattGATTTTTCAGTAAATATGGAGGATCAAACTCACCAAAAGAGTCATCCATTGCCCACTCCGAATCTGCCCCACCAGCCTCACAACAAGAACCCTAAAGCTAGTTGTTCACAATTGCCAACACCCGACACTATTCCAAGACTTGAGAAACCTAGTTCCTCCTTATTAGCAACCACGAATCCGGAGACAACGATGAAACATGGGAATTCTAGTAAATTACCAATGCCGAGATCAGAGAGTGAGATATTATCGTCACCATATCTAAAGGCCTTTAAGTTTAATGAACTTAAGAAAGCCACCTCGAATTTTTGCAAGGATAATTTGCTCGGCGAAGGAGGTTTCGGCCGTGTTTACAAAGGGTGGTTGGATGAGGAAAGTTTCGCCGC
This window of the Primulina tabacum isolate GXHZ01 chromosome 12, ASM2559414v2, whole genome shotgun sequence genome carries:
- the LOC142520667 gene encoding putative serine/threonine-protein kinase PBL18, translating into MTCFFFTQYFSSSSPRENEDGGEDKKMVETTLKDVVFLNFFGCFLHSSRKVFVLRMGNCIRRKKNKKVVKEYDDGTINSHENKGDPSVGRNQENVGIENNSTNLHDINVGNTNSSQGQKQIFVELDNNFDVGSHKRSSNQPSFSVNMEDQTHQKSHPLPTPNLPHQPHNKNPKASCSQLPTPDTIPRLEKPSSSLLATTNPETTMKHGNSSKLPMPRSESEILSSPYLKAFKFNELKKATSNFCKDNLLGEGGFGRVYKGWLDEESFAAARPGSGMEVAIKMSIPRGFQGHKEWLSEVNYLGRLRHPNLVKLIGYSLEGEDRILVYEFMPGGSLENHLFKKNSPPLSWATRIKVAAAAARGLCFLHDSESPVIYRDFKTSNILLDSEFHAKLSDFGLAKSGPTGYNTHVTTQVMGTEGYCDPKYRTTGKLTVKCDVYSFGVVLLELLTGRHAIDETKCDEEKNLVHWVKLHVHDNGKVFRIMDTKLEGQYPKRGAYVAANLALCCVNVEPKYRPPMTEILEILENLPSHKHHDNASP